The DNA region CAGGGTGCCGCCCGCCTCGACGAAGGCATCTTTCAGGGGATCCATCATGCCCTGCATGCCTCCTTCCGGGTAGCTCGACCGGATGATGTTGCCGGGCTTTGCATGGCGCATGTTTTCCCGCATGATCCACAGGCATTCCCCCGCGGACATCTCCTCGGTCTCCAGAACGGTGGTGCAGAGCATGCCCGCATTGGCGATCATCTCCTCGACGATTTCGTGCCGGACGTTTTCCCGGAACCAGTCCTTCAGGCTCCGGCCGTCCCACGGATCCAGTTCCTCGTCGGTGATCTCCTGGATGATCTTCATCACCCGGAAGTACTCCCGGATTCCGTTCTTCGTCTTTGCCAGCCTGGCGCCCAGGTCGCGCCACTGTTTGTCTTCGGGGCTGTAGATGATCATCTTTTCACAGTACCTCTCTCCCCACTTGACCTTCTTGCCCACTTTCTCGATCAGGATGTTTCCGCCGCCGAACTCGCCCATCTCCACGGCGTGGAGACCGACATCGAGGAGCCATTCATCCCTGTACGTCCAGGACTGCATCCGGCCGCCGACCTGCCCGTAGCGATCCACCAGGAGGACCTTCTGTCCCGCCCGCTGCAGCAGGCCTGCGACTCCCAATCCGGCGATGCCGGCCCCGACAACAATCGTGTCAAAACGCTTTTCCGCTGAATTCATGATCGGCCTTCTCCTTCTGCATCTTTCTTCGGGCTATGATTCGTAAAAATGATTTTCCCGGGCCTCTTTTTCCAACTGATCCCGGAACTGCGGGTGGGCGACCCTGATCATCTCCCGGATCCGGTCCTTGATCGATTTGCACTTGAGGTCGGCGATGCCGTGCTCCGTGACCACGTACTGTACGTCGGTGCGGGGCGTCGTGACGACGGCACCGGGAGGCAGGGCGCAGGTGATGCGGGACAGGAGCGTGCCGTCCTTCTGTTTCGTCGTGGACTCGAGGGCGATGAAGGACTGCCCACCCGGGGAGAGCTGGGCGCCCCGGACGAAATCGAGCTGACCGCCCGTGGCGCTGAACTGCCGGTAACCGACCGACTCGGAGCACACCTGTCCGGTCAGGTCGCACATGAGGGCGTTGTTGATGGAGACAAACTGGCTGTTCCGGCCGATGGTGTAAGGATTCCCCACGTAATCGATGGGATGGGCCTTCACGGCATCGTTCTTGTGGACAAAGTCATAGAGCTTTTTCTTCCCGAGGCCGAAGCTGAAGATGATTTCGTTCGGATGCAGGGTTTTCCGCTTCCCGTTTACAACCCCCTTCTCGGCCAGGCTGATCATGGAGTCCACGAGCATCTCCGTGTGGATGCCCAGGTCCTTGTGGCCCTCCAGGAAGAAGCCGACGGCGTTTCCCAGGCCGCCGATGCCGATCTGGATGGTGGCGCCGTCATCGATCCGGGAGACGATATGGTGGGCGATCTGCCGGTCGATGTCCGTGATCGGCGCATCGGGAAGCTCCGGAATCTCGTGGTCGTGCTCGCAGATGTAATCGACGTCCTTCACGTTCACGAAGGCTTCCTTCGGACCGTAGACATAAGGGGTCCGCTTGTTGACCGAGACGATGACCGTATCGGCGTGCTCCACGGCGATCTTGCCGCAGAGGGTGCCCATGACGCCGAAGCTCATGTCGCCGTTATCGTCGGGCGGAGACACCTCGATGCAGAAGACATTGCCCTTGAAGACGTTCCGGGTCGTGTAGTCGATTTTGCCGAACTGGTAGGCGAAGACGTCAACCGTGCCCTGGGAGCAGCCCATCCGTTCGAAAGGGCCCATGAAGACGGATGTGAAGCGGATCCCTCCCTGGCTTCCCGGCTTGAAGAATTCGTAAGGGTAGAGCACGATGCCGCTCATCACGGTCACGTTCTCCAGCTCGTTCCTGCGCTTGTCGATCTCCTTCAGCAATTCGTACGGAAGGCCCGACGCGGCCATGGCGAATACCCTGTCGTTCGACTTGATGACTTTTGCCGCTTCCTCCACGGACACCCGTTTCTGCTTGTAGATTTCCCTCCAGTCCACGCTGAGAACCTCCTGTTCAGGATTTTTGCTGCCTCGAAGAGGTCCCGGGAGCACCAATCATACCATCATCACATGCCATTGATATTATTAGATATTAAAATTGATACGCCCTTGCATTGTTCAAATGTGTTTACTTTTGTCTTTATTTGTCTTAATCGGTTCAGGAACGTCATGAGGAGTGATATTGTGCACGGAAAACAAATACCTGTAGACGTCTATGCCTATCTGCCGGAGATCCTGGACTCCGTCTCGGACGCCGTCGTTATCGTCGACGTCGAACCTGAGCCCCACCTCGTTCTGATCAACAAGCTGGCCTGTGAAATCCTCAAAATTAAGGCGGAAGACTGGCTCGGGAAATCGCGGAGCGAGTATATCGGCGGGCTCATAGACCGGTCTCTCATCAACGACAGCCTTCGGGAAGGCAAAGAGACCATGGGCCTCATCCATACAAAAGACGGCGTGGAGGTGCTGTCGAGAACCCGCCCCGTTTTCGACGCCAACGGGAAACTGAAATTTGCCATCGTAACGACGATGACCCTGAAGGAGCTCTTCGGCCTCAAGTCAAAACTGGAAAAGGAGCGCTACGAAAAAGAGAAATACCGCCAGGAGGTCGAGCACCTCCGCCGGTATGTTATGGCGGCGAACGATCACATTTTTCAGCGGGAGGGGACGAAAAGCCAGATCGAGTTTGTGAAAAAGGTTGCGCCCGTGGACTGCACGGTCCTGATCATGGGGGAGTCCGGGGTCGGCAAGGAAGTGCTGGCCAAGACGATCCACACCAACAGTCCCCGGGCGGATATGCCTTTTGTCCCCGTCAGCATACCGGCCATTCCCGAGAATCTGCTGGAGGCGGAGCTGTTCGGATACGAGGAAGGCGCTTTTACCGGATCGAGGCGGGGGGGAAAAACGGGCCTGTTCGAGATGGCCCAGGGAGGGACACTGTTTCTGGATGAAGTGGGCGACATTCCTCCCGTTACACAGGTCAAGATTCTGCGGGCCATCGACAATGGTGAAATCATCCGGGTCGGCGGGACGAAAAGCATAAAACTGGATGTGCGGATCATTTCGGCGACCAACAAGAACATGGCGGAGGAAGTGAAGGAGGGCCGGTTCCGCGGCGATCTCTTTTACCGACTCAATGTCGTTCC from Syntrophaceae bacterium includes:
- a CDS encoding 4-hydroxybutyrate CoA-transferase — encoded protein: MDWREIYKQKRVSVEEAAKVIKSNDRVFAMAASGLPYELLKEIDKRRNELENVTVMSGIVLYPYEFFKPGSQGGIRFTSVFMGPFERMGCSQGTVDVFAYQFGKIDYTTRNVFKGNVFCIEVSPPDDNGDMSFGVMGTLCGKIAVEHADTVIVSVNKRTPYVYGPKEAFVNVKDVDYICEHDHEIPELPDAPITDIDRQIAHHIVSRIDDGATIQIGIGGLGNAVGFFLEGHKDLGIHTEMLVDSMISLAEKGVVNGKRKTLHPNEIIFSFGLGKKKLYDFVHKNDAVKAHPIDYVGNPYTIGRNSQFVSINNALMCDLTGQVCSESVGYRQFSATGGQLDFVRGAQLSPGGQSFIALESTTKQKDGTLLSRITCALPPGAVVTTPRTDVQYVVTEHGIADLKCKSIKDRIREMIRVAHPQFRDQLEKEARENHFYES
- a CDS encoding sigma 54-interacting transcriptional regulator, coding for MRSDIVHGKQIPVDVYAYLPEILDSVSDAVVIVDVEPEPHLVLINKLACEILKIKAEDWLGKSRSEYIGGLIDRSLINDSLREGKETMGLIHTKDGVEVLSRTRPVFDANGKLKFAIVTTMTLKELFGLKSKLEKERYEKEKYRQEVEHLRRYVMAANDHIFQREGTKSQIEFVKKVAPVDCTVLIMGESGVGKEVLAKTIHTNSPRADMPFVPVSIPAIPENLLEAELFGYEEGAFTGSRRGGKTGLFEMAQGGTLFLDEVGDIPPVTQVKILRAIDNGEIIRVGGTKSIKLDVRIISATNKNMAEEVKEGRFRGDLFYRLNVVPFIIHPLRERREIIIPLSVEFLKVNNLKYGFDKKITEEALEELRRHSWPGNIRELKNVVERLTIMSDSQVITDSNVREILSTTEEGQGVLLGLNKYPAVPEASPGVVSIMSEYESYEQSRILEALKQAGGSRTKAARILNISRTKLYQKLKKNSSSIEPAKRTS